One window of the Oncorhynchus mykiss isolate Arlee chromosome 5, USDA_OmykA_1.1, whole genome shotgun sequence genome contains the following:
- the LOC110523202 gene encoding polymeric immunoglobulin receptor isoform X1 — MSGAYRVSVKTGGSITIPCRYDLRYKTHVKYLCEVDYFQRCFPDVHSKSINKASISHYINKQTFTVTMTDLRTEDSGSYRCAVEINGGSDVIIKRFHLSVTPGTPELYVDQQDVTGVEGGSVIVNCYYSDTVNIKWCRIGVSVSCMDGNSGTISETSVTLQQTTDAPRRNVLTVTMSGLKTENTGWYRCGVGDLIMPVHITVRQQTTTMTITQAPTTEQSSFSPTAEPVQTDNTVQGPEGGKEKDSMRWETTFFYLPKIGNAVLFLLCTIIAVVKFRVN; from the exons ATGTCAG GTGCTTATCGTGTGTCTGTGAAGACAGGAGGCTCCATCACCATCCCATGTCGCTATGATCTGAGATACAAAACACATGTGAAATACCTGTGTGAAGTAGATTATTTTCAAAGATGCTTCCCTGATGTACATTCTAAGAGCATAAATAAGGCCTCAATCTCTCATTACATCAACAAGCAAACCTTCACTGTGACCATGACTGATCTGAGGACAGAGGACTCTGGAAGTTACCGATGTGCTGTGGAGATCAATGGTGGATCAGATGTCATTATAAAAAGATTCCACCTATCTGTCACTCCAG GTACTCCAGAACTCTATGTGGACCAACAGGATGTGACTGGAGTTGAAGGCGGGAGTGTCATTGTAAATTGTTACTATAGTGACACTGTAAATATTAAGTGGTGCAGGATTGGTGTCAGTGTCTCCTGTATGGATGGGAATTCTGGGACTATAAGCGAAACATCAGTGACCCTACAGCAGACCACTGATGCCCCCAGAAGAAATGTCTTAACGGTGACTATGAGTGGACTGAAGACGGAGAACACTGGCTGGTACAGGTGTGGAGTGGGAGACCTTATAATGCCTGTTCACATCACTGTCAGACAACAAACCACCACTATGACCA TAACTCAAGCTCCAACCACTGAACAATCCTCTTTCTCTCCAACTGCTGAGCCTGTTCAGACTGACAACACAGTCCAAGGACCTGAGGGGGGCAAGGAGAAGGACTCCATGAG ATGGGAAACAACATTTTTCTACCTGCCAAAAATTGGTAATGCTGTGCTTTTCCTCCTGTGTACCATCATTGCTGTTGTGAAGTTCAGAGTAAACTGA
- the LOC110523202 gene encoding polymeric immunoglobulin receptor isoform X2, producing the protein MTDLRTEDSGSYRCAVEINGGSDVIIKRFHLSVTPGTPELYVDQQDVTGVEGGSVIVNCYYSDTVNIKWCRIGVSVSCMDGNSGTISETSVTLQQTTDAPRRNVLTVTMSGLKTENTGWYRCGVGDLIMPVHITVRQQTTTMTITQAPTTEQSSFSPTAEPVQTDNTVQGPEGGKEKDSMRWETTFFYLPKIGNAVLFLLCTIIAVVKFRVN; encoded by the exons ATGACTGATCTGAGGACAGAGGACTCTGGAAGTTACCGATGTGCTGTGGAGATCAATGGTGGATCAGATGTCATTATAAAAAGATTCCACCTATCTGTCACTCCAG GTACTCCAGAACTCTATGTGGACCAACAGGATGTGACTGGAGTTGAAGGCGGGAGTGTCATTGTAAATTGTTACTATAGTGACACTGTAAATATTAAGTGGTGCAGGATTGGTGTCAGTGTCTCCTGTATGGATGGGAATTCTGGGACTATAAGCGAAACATCAGTGACCCTACAGCAGACCACTGATGCCCCCAGAAGAAATGTCTTAACGGTGACTATGAGTGGACTGAAGACGGAGAACACTGGCTGGTACAGGTGTGGAGTGGGAGACCTTATAATGCCTGTTCACATCACTGTCAGACAACAAACCACCACTATGACCA TAACTCAAGCTCCAACCACTGAACAATCCTCTTTCTCTCCAACTGCTGAGCCTGTTCAGACTGACAACACAGTCCAAGGACCTGAGGGGGGCAAGGAGAAGGACTCCATGAG ATGGGAAACAACATTTTTCTACCTGCCAAAAATTGGTAATGCTGTGCTTTTCCTCCTGTGTACCATCATTGCTGTTGTGAAGTTCAGAGTAAACTGA
- the LOC110523202 gene encoding CMRF35-like molecule 8 isoform X3 produces the protein MSGAYRVSVKTGGSITIPCRYDLRYKTHVKYLCEVDYFQRCFPDVHSKSINKASISHYINKQTFTVTMTDLRTEDSGSYRCAVEINGGSDVIIKRFHLSVTPGTPELYVDQQDVTGVEGGSVIVNCYYSDTVNIKWCRIGVSVSCMDGNSGTISETSVTLQQTTDAPRRNVLTVTMSGLKTENTGWYSNSSSNH, from the exons ATGTCAG GTGCTTATCGTGTGTCTGTGAAGACAGGAGGCTCCATCACCATCCCATGTCGCTATGATCTGAGATACAAAACACATGTGAAATACCTGTGTGAAGTAGATTATTTTCAAAGATGCTTCCCTGATGTACATTCTAAGAGCATAAATAAGGCCTCAATCTCTCATTACATCAACAAGCAAACCTTCACTGTGACCATGACTGATCTGAGGACAGAGGACTCTGGAAGTTACCGATGTGCTGTGGAGATCAATGGTGGATCAGATGTCATTATAAAAAGATTCCACCTATCTGTCACTCCAG GTACTCCAGAACTCTATGTGGACCAACAGGATGTGACTGGAGTTGAAGGCGGGAGTGTCATTGTAAATTGTTACTATAGTGACACTGTAAATATTAAGTGGTGCAGGATTGGTGTCAGTGTCTCCTGTATGGATGGGAATTCTGGGACTATAAGCGAAACATCAGTGACCCTACAGCAGACCACTGATGCCCCCAGAAGAAATGTCTTAACGGTGACTATGAGTGGACTGAAGACGGAGAACACTGGCTGGTACAG TAACTCAAGCTCCAACCACTGA